The following are encoded together in the Acidobacteriota bacterium genome:
- the ftsZ gene encoding cell division protein FtsZ produces the protein MNKVPNRLFTFEEEGRVGAKIKVVGVGGGGCNAVNRMIQARVEGIEFIAANTDLQALERSAAPIKLQLGGKLTKGLGAGANPDVGRAAALEDTERIIEQLEGADMVFITAGLGGGTGTGAAPIIASLSSELGALTIAVVTKPFTFEGRRRSSQADMGLKDLKDCVDTVITIPNDRLLQALDLKTPLMQAFNVCDDVLRQAVQGISDLITVPGMINLDFADVRTIMQDMGIALMGIGVGEGDNRAADAARRAISNPLLEDCQIHGAKGVIMNVTGSDSMTMHDISEAAAVLQDAADPTANIIWGVVYDQGLGEKIKITVIATGFEAQTAKAAMPAPGQQTPAAVGKPVAEPTMEPVCVADMRMASGLDVASGRLDIPAYLRRKLE, from the coding sequence ATGAACAAAGTTCCGAACCGTCTGTTCACGTTCGAGGAGGAAGGCCGCGTCGGCGCCAAGATCAAGGTCGTCGGCGTCGGCGGCGGCGGCTGCAACGCTGTCAACCGGATGATCCAGGCCCGGGTCGAGGGAATTGAATTCATCGCGGCCAACACCGACCTGCAGGCCCTGGAGCGCAGCGCGGCCCCGATCAAGCTGCAACTGGGCGGCAAGCTGACCAAGGGCCTCGGCGCGGGCGCCAACCCCGACGTGGGCCGGGCCGCCGCGCTCGAGGATACCGAGCGGATCATCGAGCAACTCGAGGGCGCCGACATGGTGTTCATCACGGCCGGGTTGGGCGGCGGTACGGGCACCGGCGCTGCACCCATCATCGCGTCCCTGTCGTCCGAGCTGGGTGCGCTGACCATCGCCGTGGTCACCAAACCGTTCACCTTCGAGGGCCGGCGACGGTCCTCCCAGGCCGACATGGGTCTCAAGGACCTGAAGGATTGCGTCGACACCGTCATCACCATCCCCAATGACCGGCTGCTCCAGGCGCTGGACCTGAAGACGCCGCTCATGCAGGCGTTCAACGTCTGCGACGACGTGCTCCGCCAAGCCGTGCAGGGGATTTCCGACCTGATCACGGTGCCCGGCATGATCAACCTGGATTTCGCCGACGTCCGCACCATCATGCAGGACATGGGTATCGCCCTGATGGGAATCGGCGTGGGCGAGGGCGACAACCGCGCCGCCGACGCCGCCCGCCGGGCGATCTCCAACCCGCTTCTGGAAGACTGCCAGATCCACGGCGCCAAGGGCGTCATCATGAACGTGACCGGCAGCGACTCCATGACCATGCACGACATCAGCGAGGCGGCCGCCGTGCTTCAGGACGCCGCGGATCCCACCGCCAACATCATCTGGGGCGTGGTCTACGACCAGGGGCTGGGCGAAAAGATCAAGATCACCGTCATCGCCACCGGCTTCGAGGCCCAGACGGCCAAGGCGGCCATGCCGGCGCCGGGCCAGCAGACGCCCGCCGCCGTCGGCAAGCCGGTCGCCGAGCCGACCATGGAGCCGGTCTGCGTGGCCGACATGCGGATGGCGTCCGGGCTCGACGTGGCGTCCGGCCGGCTGGACATCCCGGCGTACCTGCGCCGGAAGCTGGAATAG
- a CDS encoding FAD-dependent oxidoreductase, with protein MSTHRITQHPVLDIPPTETVTFYWQRQPFTARRGEMISSALIANGVKVFGRHHRDGSGQGLFCANGQCSKCMVIANGMPVKSCMTPVKANMVVESCGGLPELPAADAAPALHDIPETETDVLVIGGGPAGLSAAIELGKMGIHTLLVDDKTELGGKLVLQTHKFFGSVEDSRAGTRGNHIGRLLGEAVASDPHIEVWLDSTAVFVFSDRKVGVLRNGAYRLVRPRVVLNAAGAREKYLQFPGNHLVGVFGAGAFQTLANRDLVRPSERLFIIGGGNVGLIAGYHALQASIPVVGLAEAMPRCGGYQVHADKLARLGVPIYTSHSIMSANGVETVESVTIARVDERFQPVPGTEKTFACDTVLIAVGLNPIDEFTAEARAAGLPVFAAGDALEIAEASSAMFNGRIAGLQVAQALGAPVDAIPPAWHEKAEILKSHPGPVQPPAPPAADSGVLPVIHCRQEIPCNPCAAVCPTQSIRIQGDPIMGLPYFEGTCTGCTRCVAICPGLAITLVDYRKDPENPTVTVPYEVFNYPVAVGDTVPAVDIDGRPLGDLPVAGVVRNTAGRMQLVRLRAPRELAARVVSFRIQDEAVTRPLAETAPAPADGDSAFVCLCERVSRGEVRALVRRGVTDVNMIKAVTRAGMGACGSKTCQTMIRQILREEGVPADAVTPNTRRPVFVEIPLGVFAGESDQEHRS; from the coding sequence ATGTCAACACACCGAATCACCCAGCATCCCGTCCTGGACATTCCCCCAACCGAGACCGTGACCTTTTACTGGCAGCGCCAGCCGTTCACCGCCCGCCGCGGCGAGATGATCAGCTCGGCGCTCATCGCCAACGGCGTCAAGGTGTTCGGCCGGCACCACCGCGACGGAAGCGGCCAGGGGCTTTTCTGCGCCAATGGCCAGTGCTCCAAGTGCATGGTCATCGCCAACGGCATGCCCGTCAAGTCGTGCATGACGCCGGTGAAAGCAAACATGGTTGTGGAAAGCTGCGGCGGCCTGCCTGAGCTGCCGGCGGCCGACGCTGCGCCCGCCCTCCACGACATTCCCGAAACCGAAACCGACGTGCTGGTCATCGGCGGCGGACCGGCGGGACTGTCGGCCGCCATCGAGCTCGGCAAAATGGGGATCCACACGCTGCTTGTCGACGACAAGACCGAGCTCGGCGGCAAGCTGGTGCTCCAGACCCACAAGTTCTTCGGCTCGGTGGAGGACTCGCGCGCCGGCACCCGCGGCAACCACATCGGCCGGCTCCTGGGCGAGGCGGTGGCGTCCGACCCCCACATCGAAGTCTGGCTCGACAGCACCGCCGTCTTTGTCTTCAGCGACCGGAAGGTGGGCGTGCTCCGCAACGGCGCCTACCGGCTGGTGCGGCCCCGGGTGGTGCTCAATGCCGCCGGCGCCCGGGAGAAGTACCTTCAGTTTCCAGGCAACCACCTCGTGGGCGTGTTCGGCGCCGGCGCCTTCCAGACGCTGGCCAACCGCGACCTGGTGCGGCCGTCGGAGCGCCTGTTCATCATCGGTGGTGGCAACGTGGGCCTCATCGCCGGCTACCACGCGCTGCAGGCGAGCATCCCCGTGGTGGGGCTGGCCGAAGCCATGCCCCGCTGCGGCGGCTACCAGGTGCACGCCGACAAGTTGGCGCGGCTGGGTGTGCCCATCTACACTTCGCACTCCATCATGTCGGCCAACGGGGTCGAAACCGTGGAGTCCGTCACCATCGCCCGCGTGGACGAGCGGTTCCAGCCCGTCCCCGGCACCGAGAAGACCTTTGCCTGCGACACCGTGCTCATCGCCGTGGGCCTCAATCCCATCGACGAGTTCACCGCGGAGGCGCGTGCCGCCGGGTTGCCCGTCTTCGCCGCCGGCGACGCCCTGGAGATCGCCGAGGCCTCCTCGGCCATGTTCAACGGCCGGATTGCCGGCCTGCAGGTGGCGCAGGCGCTCGGCGCCCCGGTGGACGCCATCCCGCCCGCCTGGCACGAGAAGGCCGAAATCCTCAAGTCGCATCCTGGACCGGTGCAGCCGCCGGCGCCGCCGGCGGCCGATTCCGGCGTGCTGCCGGTCATCCATTGCCGGCAGGAAATCCCGTGCAACCCATGCGCCGCCGTCTGTCCCACCCAGTCCATTCGAATCCAGGGTGATCCCATCATGGGGCTGCCGTACTTTGAGGGGACCTGCACCGGCTGCACCCGGTGCGTGGCCATCTGCCCGGGCCTGGCCATCACCCTGGTGGATTACCGGAAGGATCCCGAAAACCCCACGGTCACGGTGCCGTACGAGGTGTTCAACTACCCGGTGGCCGTCGGCGACACCGTGCCGGCTGTTGACATCGACGGCCGTCCACTGGGGGACCTGCCGGTTGCCGGAGTGGTCCGAAACACGGCCGGCCGGATGCAGCTGGTCCGGCTCCGCGCGCCCCGGGAGCTGGCGGCGCGAGTGGTGTCGTTCCGCATCCAGGATGAAGCCGTGACGCGCCCGCTGGCGGAAACCGCCCCGGCGCCGGCCGACGGTGACAGCGCCTTCGTTTGCCTGTGCGAGCGCGTGAGCCGGGGGGAGGTTCGGGCGTTGGTGCGCCGCGGCGTCACTGACGTGAACATGATCAAGGCGGTCACCCGGGCCGGCATGGGGGCCTGCGGCTCCAAGACATGCCAGACCATGATCCGGCAGATCCTCCGCGAGGAGGGCGTGCCGGCGGACGCGGTGACGCCCAACACCCGGCGCCCTGTGTTCGTGGAGATTCCCCTCGGCGTGTTCGCCGGCGAATCCGACCAGGAGCACCGCTCATGA
- a CDS encoding lipid-binding SYLF domain-containing protein — MSQSAPRLLTPCVAGLLVAALGLGFGTPALALSRNKTVSRMANATAVLEEVLNIPEQGIPDKLLAGSEAVIVIPRVVEGAFLFGGRAGYGIMVRRQKDRWSNPCFVAIKGGSFGLQLGGQAVDLILLVQNPRGVDAILSDNFTFSGDEAATAGPVGRNAEAGTDLTLRAGILSYSRSKGLFAGISIQGATLTIDRKANYTFYQKLIDHRKILSDALMPVPEEFQGFLRLLQPYLNQ, encoded by the coding sequence ATGTCCCAATCTGCACCCCGCCTGCTGACGCCGTGCGTCGCCGGACTGCTCGTCGCCGCTCTCGGCCTGGGCTTCGGCACGCCGGCGCTGGCGCTGAGCCGCAACAAGACCGTGAGCCGCATGGCCAACGCCACGGCCGTGCTGGAGGAAGTGCTGAACATTCCCGAACAGGGGATCCCCGACAAGCTGCTGGCGGGCAGTGAGGCGGTGATCGTCATCCCCCGCGTGGTGGAAGGGGCGTTCCTCTTCGGCGGCCGGGCGGGATACGGCATCATGGTGCGCCGGCAGAAGGACCGCTGGAGCAATCCGTGCTTCGTCGCCATCAAGGGCGGCAGCTTTGGTTTGCAGCTCGGCGGCCAGGCGGTGGACCTGATCCTGCTGGTCCAGAATCCCCGCGGCGTCGACGCCATCCTGTCCGACAACTTCACGTTCAGCGGCGACGAGGCCGCCACTGCCGGACCGGTGGGCCGTAACGCCGAGGCGGGCACTGACCTGACCCTGCGGGCCGGCATCCTGTCCTACTCGCGCAGCAAGGGTCTGTTCGCGGGAATATCGATCCAGGGCGCGACCCTGACCATCGACCGGAAGGCCAATTATACTTTTTACCAGAAGTTGATCGACCACCGGAAGATCCTATCCGATGCCCTCATGCCTGTACCGGAGGAATTCCAGGGATTCCTCCGGCTCCTCCAACCTTACCTCAACCAATAG
- a CDS encoding FAD-binding oxidoreductase, translating into MSRPNYDVIVIGAGSVGVPAALALAGQGLSVLVLDEHPSPGQGNNKKAIGGIRATHSDFGKIRVCQRSIEIFAGWEAEHGDDIGWLSNGYSYPAYSEADERKLKALMTVQHQFGLDICWLTADEYAELAPGISRDGLRGSTYSPGDGSASPLLAMGAFYFKSLDRGVVYRFGETVTGITTAAGRVTGVVTDRGAYGCDCLINAAGNHARAVAEMAGESFPVRSDCHEAAITEPVARFCGPMIVDMRAGENSLNYYFYQNREGQVVFCITPHPPIWGEDNASTSVFFPQVARRMVSLYPRLANLKVRRSWRGQYPMTPDAFPIVGRTRSCPNFIQAIGMCGQGFMLGPGLSELLARLVTDTLTEEDARILESFEPYREFTGTEAFQ; encoded by the coding sequence ATGAGCCGGCCGAACTACGACGTCATCGTGATCGGAGCGGGCTCGGTGGGCGTGCCGGCGGCGCTGGCGCTGGCCGGGCAGGGGCTGTCGGTGCTCGTGCTCGACGAGCATCCGTCGCCGGGGCAGGGGAACAACAAAAAAGCCATCGGCGGCATCCGCGCCACCCATTCCGACTTCGGCAAGATCCGGGTCTGCCAGCGGAGCATCGAGATTTTTGCCGGCTGGGAGGCGGAACACGGTGACGACATCGGCTGGCTGAGCAACGGCTACAGCTATCCCGCCTACAGCGAGGCGGACGAGCGCAAGCTCAAGGCCCTGATGACGGTACAGCACCAGTTCGGGCTGGACATCTGCTGGCTGACCGCCGACGAGTACGCCGAGCTGGCGCCGGGCATCAGCCGGGACGGCCTCCGGGGTTCCACCTATTCGCCGGGCGACGGCAGCGCCTCACCGCTCCTGGCCATGGGCGCCTTCTATTTCAAGAGCCTCGACCGCGGCGTCGTTTACCGCTTCGGCGAAACAGTCACGGGCATCACCACCGCCGCCGGCCGGGTCACCGGCGTGGTGACGGACCGCGGCGCCTACGGCTGCGACTGCCTCATCAACGCCGCCGGCAACCACGCCCGGGCGGTGGCTGAAATGGCCGGCGAGTCGTTCCCGGTCCGGTCCGACTGTCACGAGGCGGCCATCACCGAGCCGGTGGCGCGGTTCTGCGGGCCCATGATCGTGGACATGCGCGCCGGCGAGAACTCGCTCAACTACTACTTCTACCAGAACCGGGAAGGGCAGGTGGTCTTCTGCATCACCCCGCACCCGCCCATCTGGGGCGAAGACAACGCCTCCACCTCGGTCTTCTTCCCCCAGGTGGCCAGGCGGATGGTGTCGCTCTACCCGCGGCTGGCCAATCTCAAGGTGCGACGCTCGTGGCGCGGGCAGTATCCCATGACGCCCGACGCCTTCCCCATCGTGGGCCGGACACGGAGCTGCCCGAACTTCATCCAGGCCATCGGTATGTGCGGCCAGGGCTTCATGCTGGGGCCGGGCCTGAGCGAGCTGCTGGCGCGGCTGGTGACCGACACGCTCACCGAAGAGGACGCGCGCATCCTCGAGAGCTTCGAGCCGTACCGGGAGTTCACGGGCACCGAGGCGTTTCAGTAG